A stretch of the Arachis stenosperma cultivar V10309 chromosome 6, arast.V10309.gnm1.PFL2, whole genome shotgun sequence genome encodes the following:
- the LOC130936016 gene encoding protein MODIFIER OF SNC1 11 — protein MATATDNPNPNPTPTNPPQQDQNPNKTLDPAPATAHSDADPSVPPPSADNNNTTAPDSKDAPLPSDAANDAPLSDIQKKIRRAERFGISVQLSEKEKRNSRAERFGTGSTTVQGTESSKSEELKRKARAERFGMPSPASSADEEAKKKARLARFAPASKVDPVEEDKRKARAERFSNQSSGSLTQVNGEGKIEPQKAAIAGKAGGGA, from the exons ATGGCCACCGCTACCGACAACCCTAATCCCAACCCCACCCCCACCAACCCACCGCAGCAGGACCAAAACCCTAACAAAACCCTAGACCCTGCCCCTGCCACCGCCCATTCCGACGCAGATCCTTCCGTTCCACCTCCTTCTGCCGACAACAACAACACCACCGCACCTGATTCCAAGGATGCTCCACTGCCGTCCGACGCCGCAAACGATGCTCCTCTCTCCGATATTCAGAAGAAGATTCGCCGCGCTGAGAGGTTCGGTATCTCCGTCCAGCTCTCCGAGAAAGAGAAGCGTAATTCCAGAGCTGAAAG GTTTGGCACTGGGTCCACTACGGTACAGGGAACAGAGTCATCGAAATCAGAGGAGCTGAAGAGGAAGGCTAGGGCTGAGAG GTTTGGGATGCCAAGTCCAGCTTCATCTGCTGATGAAGAGGCAAAGAAGAAAGCACGACTCGCCAGGTTTGCCCCGGCTTCCAAGGTTGACCCCGTTGAGGAAGATAAAAGGAAAGCAAGAGCAGAAAG GTTTTCAAATCAGTCATCAGGTTCGCTAACTCAAGTGAATGGCGAGGGGAAGATCGAGCCT CAGAAGGCTGCTATTGCAGGAAAAGCTGGAGGAGGAGCCTGA